The Pseudoalteromonas sp. DL-6 genome has a window encoding:
- a CDS encoding DUF3429 domain-containing protein: MEKFVNHIQLGYLGLLPFLGCVGWPLMFGSNSVNLEFFSFYSIAILAFMAGNLWHAGQQSFADAIKAVLPVIPIPFLSFLPIEWMLAWLGASFWLVLIFEKASIHWQGYHKDYQKMRFVLTSVVFVCHILIIGMSIYPK, encoded by the coding sequence ATGGAAAAATTTGTTAATCACATTCAATTAGGCTATTTGGGCTTGCTGCCGTTTTTAGGCTGTGTGGGTTGGCCATTGATGTTTGGCAGTAACAGTGTCAATTTAGAGTTTTTTAGTTTTTACAGCATCGCTATTTTAGCTTTTATGGCGGGTAATTTATGGCATGCAGGGCAACAAAGCTTTGCCGATGCAATTAAAGCTGTGCTGCCGGTCATTCCTATACCGTTTTTATCATTTTTGCCGATTGAGTGGATGCTTGCTTGGTTAGGCGCGAGTTTTTGGTTGGTACTGATTTTCGAAAAAGCGTCGATTCATTGGCAGGGTTATCACAAAGATTACCAAAAAATGCGCTTTGTGCTCACATCTGTGGTGTTTGTGTGTCATATCTTAATTATTGGTATGAGTATTTACCCTAAATAG
- a CDS encoding class I SAM-dependent methyltransferase, whose protein sequence is MYLNPNWNILTVGDGDLSFSNALYRHIKPKKLVASTYDEQSTIEQKYPDNALNALKSQKVEVLNSFDVTNPQCWQTLGQHLHSFDVVIFQFPLIPAFVGRDAFEHNTRHTSMNVLNRALLHQFIKYANEFALNPQGAGLCFITSKDVKPYREWNIEGSLNTHLNAQYQGQMPFDISHFSGYKIRNVDRDKHVKDTSGITYVFSEKPLPELASLLTLPAYLSDNYCSLCRVGPFLAYEDKSKHFAAKKHLQMIKLEQDWQQWLTAFYKSS, encoded by the coding sequence ATGTATTTAAATCCAAACTGGAACATACTCACGGTAGGTGATGGCGACTTATCGTTTTCAAATGCGCTTTATCGTCATATTAAGCCAAAAAAGTTAGTGGCATCCACTTACGACGAGCAATCAACTATTGAGCAAAAATACCCAGACAATGCGCTCAATGCTTTAAAGTCGCAAAAGGTAGAAGTACTTAATAGCTTTGATGTAACCAACCCACAATGTTGGCAAACGCTTGGCCAGCATTTACATAGTTTTGATGTGGTTATTTTTCAATTTCCGCTTATTCCTGCGTTTGTTGGTCGTGATGCATTTGAACACAATACTCGCCATACCAGCATGAACGTACTTAACCGCGCATTACTGCATCAATTTATAAAATATGCTAATGAGTTTGCTTTAAACCCGCAAGGCGCAGGGCTATGTTTCATCACTTCAAAAGATGTTAAACCTTATCGAGAATGGAATATTGAAGGCAGTTTAAATACCCATTTAAACGCACAATATCAAGGGCAAATGCCATTTGATATTAGTCACTTTAGTGGTTATAAAATTCGCAATGTTGACCGTGATAAACACGTTAAAGACACCAGCGGCATTACCTATGTATTTAGTGAAAAACCCTTACCTGAACTAGCTAGCTTGTTAACTTTGCCTGCTTACTTATCCGATAATTATTGCTCGCTATGTCGTGTAGGGCCGTTTTTAGCTTACGAGGATAAAAGCAAGCATTTTGCTGCTAAAAAACACCTGCAAATGATCAAACTAGAGCAAGACTGGCAGCAATGGT